One Plectropomus leopardus isolate mb chromosome 1, YSFRI_Pleo_2.0, whole genome shotgun sequence DNA segment encodes these proteins:
- the spg7 gene encoding paraplegin, with protein MSALLLQQHRAGLCRKYSAGLLWTLLRRNSHILNKPTASESVKNVLFRCATVRKMLVSNSERTLTNQPQKLIQSLLHRPLGPGMAGISKELIRNNLLRNPVGLVNLLGAINLFSTSQSKQEKNKSNGPKGKTPEEDEEEKKRREQEDHMYRERLRTLIIIAVIMSLLNYLNSSGGNISWNDFVNEMLAKGEVSRVQVVPESDIVEIYLHPGAVIFGRPRLALMYRMQVANIDKFEEKLRAAEEELNIDTKDRIQVSYKRTGFFGNAVYALGMAAIGVGILWYIFRIAGMGGREGGFSAFNQLKMAKFTIVDGKSGKGVSFKDVAGMHEAKMEVKEFVDYLKNPERYLQLGAKVPKGALLLGPPGCGKTLLAKAVATEAQVPFLAMAGSEFVEVIGGLGAARVRSLFKEARSRAPCIVYIDEIDAVGKKRSTNMSGFSNTEEEQTLNQLLVEMDGMGTTDHVIVLASTNRADILDNALMRPGRLDRHIFIDLPTLQERMEIFEQHLKILKLTQPPDFYSLRLAELTPGFSGADIANICNEAALHAAREGHKSIDTFNFEYAVERVIAGSVKKSKILSKEEQRVVAFHESGHALVGWLLEHTEAVMKVSIAPRTNAALGFAQILPRDQYLFTKEQLFERMCMALGGRAAEAITFNKVTTGAQDDLRKVTRVAYSMVKQYGMCDSVGQVSFPETEQQGAIGRRPFSQGLQQQMDHEAKLLIARAYRHTEKLLLDNRDKLTLLANALLEREVVNYDDIEALLGPPPHGPKKMIVPQSWLEAERDKQDTGEDEPPPPPRKHREEDVNPQLV; from the exons ATGTCGGCGTTATTGTTGCAACAGCATCGCGCTGGTTTATGCAGAAAATACAGCGCAGGTTTATTGTGGACGCTGCTGAGGCGAAACTCTCATATATTAAACAAGCCGACAGCCagtgaaagtgttaaaaatgtgcTGTTCAGATGCGCTACTGTCAGAAAGATGCTTGTTTCTAATTCAGAGCGGACACTTACGAATCAGCCGCAGAAACTCATTCAG AGTCTCCTCCACAGACCCTTGGGTCCTGGCATGGCGGGAATTAGCAAAGAGTTAATCAGAAACAACCTGCTGAGGAACCCCGTTGGTTTGGTAAATCTGTTAG GGGCAATAAACCTCTTCAGTACATCTCAAtctaaacaagaaaaaaacaaaagtaatggACCAAAGGGAAAAACTCCAGAGGAAGATGAAG AGGAGAAGAAACGTCGCGAGCAGGAAGACCATATGTACCGGGAACGCCTGCGGACCCTCATCATCATAGCGGTCATCATGAGCCTGCTGAACTACCTGAACAGCAGCGGTGGAAACATCTCTTGGAATGACTTTGTCAATGAGATGTTGGCCAAGGGCGAGGTGTCACGTGTGCAGGTCGTTCCCGAGAGTGACATCGTAGAAATCTACCTTCATCCTGGAGCAGTTATCTTTGGAAGGCCT AGGCTGGCGCTCATGTACAGAATGCAGGTGGCCAACATTGACAAATTTGAGGAGAAACTGAGAGCTGCCGAAGAGGAGCTGAACATCGACACAAAGGACAGGATACAGGTGTCATACAAACGGACTGGATTCTTTGGAAA TGCAGTCTATGCTCTGGGGATGGCGGCGATTGGCGTGGGTATTCTCTGGTATATCTTCCGAATAGCAGGCATGGGTGGCAGAGAAGGCGGCTTCAGTGCTTTT AATCAGCTGAAGATGGCCAAGTTCACCATCGTGGATGGAAAGTCGGGTAAAGGTGTGAGTTTCAAAGACGTGGCAGGCATGCACGAGGCTAAGATGGAAGTAAAGGAGTTTGTCGACTACCTCAAG AATCCAGAACGATACCTCCAGCTTGGAGCCAAGGTTCCCAAGGGTGCGCTGCTGCTCGGGCCTCCAGGCTGTGGGAAGACCCTGCTGGCGAAGGCTGTAGCCACCGAGGCCCAGGTGCCCTTTCTGGCGATGGCTGGCTCTGAGTTTGTGGAGGTCATCGGag gccTGGGAGCTGCCAGGGTAAGGAGTCTGTTCAAGGAGGCCCGAAGTCGAGCTCCCTGCATCGTCTACATCGATGAGATCGATGCTGTGGGAAAGAAGCGCTCCACCAACATGTCGGGTTTCTCCAACACTGAAGAGGAGCAGACCCTCAACCAGCTGCTGGTGGAAATGGACG GAATGGGAACAACAGACCACGTCATTGTACTCGCTTCAACGAACAGAGCAGATATCTTGGATAATGCTCTGATGAGACCAGGCCGACTGGACAGGCACATTTTTATAGATCTGCCCACACTGCAG GAGAGGATGGAGATCTTTGAGCAGCACCTGAAAATCTTGAAGCTGACCCAACCGCCTGATTTCTACTCTTTGCGTCTGGCTGAGCTCACCCCAGGCTTCAGTG GTGCAGATATCGCTAATATCTGTAACGAAGCTGCCTTGCATGCTGCCAGAGAGGGCCACAAGTCCATCGATACCTTCAACTTTGAGTATGCAGTGGAGAGAGTAATAGCAG ggagTGTAAAGAAGAGTAAGATCCTGTCTAAAGAGGAGCAGAGGGTGGTCGCCTTCCATGAGTCTGGACATGCTTTAGTGGGATGGCTTCTGGAGCACACCGAGGCAGTCATGAAG GTTTCCATTGCCCCGCGGACTAATGCAGCTCTGGGATTTGCCCAGATCTTACCACGTGACCAGTATCTGTTCACCAAGGAGCAGCTGTTTGAGCGGATGTGTATGGCTCTGGGAGGAAGAGCTGCTGAGGCGATCACCTTTAACAAAGTTACAACAG GAGCTCAGGATGACTTGCGTAAGGTGACACGCGTGGCCTACTCCATGGTGAAGCAGTACGGTATGTGCGACAGTGTCGGCCAGGTCTCGTTCCCAGAGACGGAGCAGCAAGGTGCCATCGGACGCCGTCCTTTCAGCCAGggcctgcagcagcagatggaCCAT GAGGCTAAGTTGCTGATCGCCCGTGCTTACAGGCACACAGAGAAGCTCCTTTTGGACAACAGAGACAAGCTGACACTG TTGGCCAATGCGCTGTTAGAACGAGAGGTGGTGAACTATGATGACATCGAGGCTTTGCTGGGTCCACCACCGCACGGGCCAAAGAAAATGATCGTCCCACAGAGCTGGCTGGAGGCCGAGAGGGACAAACAAGACACGGGAGAAGACGAACCTCCACCACCTCCCCGTaagcacagagaggaggacgTGAATCCGCAGCTGGTCTGA